From the genome of Pantoea alfalfae, one region includes:
- the hrpA gene encoding ATP-dependent RNA helicase HrpA, protein MSSPDTSPLAALWPRLDGVMLRDRQRLQRRLQGARKAKNSEAQQGIARELEQEFIAAEQRVAQRHAATPAITFPDNLPVSQKQQDIAAAIRNHQVVIVAGETGSGKTTQLPKICLALGRGITGLIGHTQPRRLAARTVANRIADELSTSLGGCVGYKVRFNDQVSELTQIKLMTDGILLAEIQQDRLLMQYDTIIIDEAHERSLNIDFLLGYLRELLPRRPDLKVIITSATIDPQRFSRHFNNAPVIEVSGRTYPVEVRYRPVVEEADDGDRDQLQAIFDAVDELGRESRGDILIFMSGEREIRDTADALNKRDLPHTEVLPLYARLSNAEQNRVFQSHSGRRIVLATNVAETSLTVPGIKYVIDPGTARISRYSFRTKVQRLPIEPISQASANQRKGRCGRVSDGICIRLYSEDDFLSRPAFTDPEILRTNLASVILQMTSLGLGDIAAFPFVEAPDKRNIQDGIRLLEELGALTLNEESGHYKLTGSGRQLAQLPVDPRLARMVLEAQKFGCVREVMIITAGLSIQDPRERPAEKKQASDEKHRRFADKDSDFLAYVNLWNYLAEQQKALSGNLFRRQCKSDFLNYLRVREWQDIYTQLRQLVRELGISVNSEPAELQPVHCALLSGLLSHIGQKDTDKQEYTGARNTRFSIFPGSGLFKKPPKWTMVAELVETSRLWGRTAGRIEPEWIEPLAQHLIKRSYSEPHWEKSQGAVMAAEKVTLYGLPIVAARKVNYGSIDPTLSRELFIRHALVEGDWQTRHAFFRANQKLRSEVEDLEHKSRRRDILVDDETLFAFYDQRIGKEVVSAKHFDSWWKKASRENAELLNFDKQMLIKEGADKVSQLDYPNFWHQGNLKLKLSYQFEPGADADGVTVHIPLPLLNQIEDSGFEWQIPGVRRELIIALIKSLPKPLRRNLVPAPNYAEAFLGRVNAMEMPLLDALSREFRRMTGVTLERENWQWEQVPDHLKMTFRVLDEHNRKLLEGKDLTALKAQLKGKVQETLSKVADDGLEQSGLHIWSFGELPRSYEQKRGSYQVKAWPALVDEKESVAIRLFDSEQEQQKMMWRGQRRLLLLNVPSPVKYLHEKLPNKAKLGLYFNPYGKVLELIDDCIACGIDKLMDEAGGPAWDQTSFEQLRDKVRGELNETVVTIAKQVEQILTAVFNINKRLKGRVDMTMALALSDIKAQLSGLVYRGFVTGNGWQRLADTLRYLHGIERRLEKLPADPHSDRARMLKVQAVEQAYQAWRNKLPPQRQDDEEVQNIRWMIEELRISFFAQQLGTPYPISDKRILQTMEQIAG, encoded by the coding sequence CGAGGCACAGCAGGGCATTGCCCGTGAGCTGGAGCAGGAATTTATTGCTGCTGAACAGCGCGTGGCCCAGCGCCACGCGGCTACGCCAGCCATTACCTTTCCGGACAATCTGCCGGTCAGTCAGAAACAGCAGGATATTGCCGCCGCGATTCGCAACCATCAGGTAGTGATTGTTGCGGGTGAAACCGGCTCAGGTAAAACCACGCAGCTGCCGAAAATCTGTCTGGCGCTGGGACGCGGTATCACGGGTCTGATTGGTCATACGCAACCGCGCCGTCTGGCTGCGCGCACCGTGGCGAACCGTATTGCTGATGAGCTCAGCACCTCACTGGGTGGCTGTGTCGGCTATAAAGTGCGGTTTAACGACCAGGTCAGCGAACTGACGCAGATTAAACTGATGACCGACGGGATCCTGCTGGCGGAGATCCAGCAGGATCGCCTGCTGATGCAATATGACACCATCATCATTGATGAGGCGCACGAGCGCAGCCTGAATATCGATTTCCTGCTCGGTTATCTGCGTGAGCTGCTGCCGCGCCGCCCCGATCTGAAAGTGATTATCACCTCGGCGACCATCGATCCGCAGCGCTTCTCGCGGCACTTCAACAACGCGCCGGTGATTGAAGTCTCCGGCCGGACTTATCCGGTCGAAGTGCGCTACCGGCCGGTGGTTGAAGAAGCGGATGATGGCGATCGCGATCAGCTGCAGGCGATTTTTGATGCGGTGGATGAACTGGGACGCGAGAGTCGCGGCGATATCCTGATCTTCATGAGCGGTGAGCGCGAAATCCGTGATACCGCCGATGCGCTGAACAAACGCGACCTGCCGCACACCGAAGTGCTGCCGCTCTATGCGCGACTGTCGAACGCGGAACAGAACCGGGTATTTCAGTCGCACAGTGGCCGTCGCATCGTGCTGGCGACCAACGTCGCGGAAACCTCACTAACGGTCCCGGGCATCAAATATGTCATCGATCCTGGCACGGCGCGTATCAGTCGCTACAGCTTCCGCACCAAGGTGCAGCGCCTGCCGATTGAGCCGATATCGCAGGCCTCCGCTAACCAGCGAAAAGGGCGTTGCGGCCGTGTTTCGGACGGTATCTGTATTCGCCTCTACTCGGAAGATGACTTCCTGAGCCGTCCGGCTTTTACCGATCCGGAAATCCTGCGCACCAACCTGGCGTCGGTGATCCTGCAGATGACCTCACTGGGACTAGGCGATATCGCCGCCTTCCCGTTTGTGGAAGCGCCCGATAAGCGCAATATTCAGGATGGCATCCGCCTGCTGGAAGAGCTGGGCGCGCTGACCCTGAATGAGGAGAGCGGACACTACAAACTCACCGGGTCCGGGCGTCAGCTGGCACAGCTGCCGGTCGATCCGCGTCTGGCGCGGATGGTGCTGGAAGCGCAGAAATTTGGCTGCGTACGTGAAGTGATGATCATCACTGCCGGTCTGTCGATCCAGGACCCGCGCGAGCGCCCGGCAGAGAAAAAGCAGGCGTCCGATGAGAAGCACCGGCGCTTTGCCGACAAAGATTCCGACTTCCTCGCCTATGTGAACCTGTGGAACTACCTGGCGGAGCAGCAGAAAGCGCTGTCCGGCAACCTCTTCCGTCGCCAGTGCAAAAGTGACTTCCTGAACTATCTGCGGGTGCGGGAATGGCAGGATATTTATACCCAGCTGCGGCAGTTAGTGCGCGAACTGGGCATTTCGGTTAACAGCGAGCCGGCTGAACTGCAGCCTGTTCACTGCGCGCTGCTCAGCGGTCTGCTGTCACATATCGGCCAGAAGGACACCGACAAGCAGGAGTACACCGGTGCACGCAATACCCGCTTTTCGATTTTCCCCGGCTCCGGGTTGTTTAAAAAACCGCCGAAATGGACCATGGTGGCAGAACTGGTCGAGACCAGCCGCCTGTGGGGCCGCACTGCGGGTCGCATTGAACCGGAGTGGATTGAACCGCTGGCGCAGCATTTGATTAAACGCAGCTACAGTGAACCGCACTGGGAGAAATCGCAGGGTGCGGTAATGGCTGCCGAGAAGGTTACGCTCTATGGTCTGCCCATTGTCGCCGCGCGCAAGGTGAACTATGGAAGCATTGATCCCACTCTGAGTCGTGAGCTGTTTATCCGTCACGCGCTGGTGGAGGGCGACTGGCAGACCCGACATGCTTTCTTCCGTGCTAACCAGAAGCTGCGCAGTGAAGTCGAAGATCTGGAACACAAATCCCGCCGTCGCGATATTCTGGTAGATGACGAAACGCTGTTTGCTTTTTATGACCAGCGCATTGGCAAAGAGGTTGTTTCAGCGAAGCATTTCGACAGCTGGTGGAAAAAGGCCAGCCGTGAAAACGCGGAGCTGCTGAACTTCGACAAACAGATGCTGATCAAAGAGGGCGCGGATAAGGTCAGCCAGCTTGATTATCCTAACTTCTGGCATCAGGGCAACCTTAAACTGAAGCTGAGTTACCAGTTCGAGCCGGGGGCCGATGCGGATGGCGTGACGGTACATATTCCGCTGCCGCTGTTGAATCAGATTGAAGATAGCGGTTTTGAATGGCAAATCCCGGGCGTACGCCGTGAGCTGATCATCGCGCTGATTAAGTCACTGCCCAAGCCGCTGCGCCGCAACCTGGTGCCGGCACCCAACTACGCCGAGGCGTTCCTGGGGCGTGTCAACGCAATGGAGATGCCGCTGCTCGATGCGCTGTCGCGTGAGTTTCGCCGCATGACTGGTGTCACGCTGGAGCGGGAAAACTGGCAGTGGGAACAGGTGCCCGATCATCTGAAAATGACCTTCCGTGTGCTGGATGAGCACAACCGCAAACTGCTGGAAGGCAAAGATCTCACCGCGCTCAAAGCACAGCTGAAAGGCAAAGTGCAGGAGACGCTATCGAAAGTGGCAGATGACGGGCTGGAGCAGAGTGGTCTGCATATCTGGAGCTTTGGTGAACTCCCGCGCAGCTACGAACAGAAGCGCGGTAGCTATCAGGTCAAAGCCTGGCCTGCGCTGGTCGATGAGAAAGAGAGCGTCGCCATTCGCCTGTTTGACAGCGAGCAGGAGCAGCAGAAAATGATGTGGCGCGGTCAGCGTCGTCTGCTGCTGCTGAATGTGCCGTCACCCGTTAAATATCTGCACGAGAAGCTGCCGAACAAAGCCAAGCTCGGACTTTACTTCAACCCTTATGGCAAAGTGCTGGAGCTGATTGATGACTGCATCGCCTGCGGCATCGACAAACTGATGGATGAAGCGGGCGGTCCGGCCTGGGATCAGACCTCATTTGAGCAGTTGCGTGACAAAGTTCGCGGCGAACTCAATGAGACCGTAGTGACCATCGCGAAGCAGGTTGAACAGATCCTGACGGCCGTCTTCAACATCAATAAGCGTCTGAAGGGCCGGGTCGATATGACGATGGCGCTGGCGTTGTCCGACATCAAGGCGCAATTAAGTGGCCTGGTCTACCGCGGCTTTGTCACCGGAAACGGCTGGCAGCGGCTGGCGGATACGCTGCGTTACCTGCATGGCATTGAGCGTCGGCTGGAAAAACTGCCTGCCGATCCACACAGCGATCGTGCGCGCATGTTAAAAGTGCAGGCAGTGGAACAGGCGTATCAGGCGTGGCGTAACAAATTGCCGCCGCAGCGTCAGGATGATGAAGAGGTGCAGAATATCCGCTGGATGATTGAAGAGCTGCGTATCAGCTTCTTTGCTCAGCAGTTGGGTACGCCGTACCCCATCTCAGATAAGCGAATTCTGCAGACAATGGAGCAGATAGCAGGATAA
- a CDS encoding trypsin-like serine peptidase — MRLATLLMVGLFSFATTVHADDDDDSPTPAEIKMLFFGKDHRQAITDITAAPWDAIGQLETESGNLCTATLISPHLALTAGHCLLSPPGNFDKPVALRFMASDKGWRYELHDIDARVEPSLASKLKADGEGWIVPSSAAPYDYGIVILRNPPSAITPIPLFDGSRSDLTAALKLTGRKVTQAGYPADHLDTLYSHSDCLITGWAQRAVLSHQCDTLPGDSGSPLLLKSDKGWQLIAVQSSAPAAKDRYLADNRAISVTSFKDKLESLAQ; from the coding sequence ATGCGCCTGGCTACCCTGTTAATGGTTGGACTCTTCAGCTTTGCCACCACGGTTCACGCCGATGATGACGATGACTCGCCTACTCCTGCTGAAATTAAGATGCTGTTCTTCGGCAAGGATCATCGCCAGGCAATCACCGATATTACCGCTGCCCCCTGGGATGCCATTGGTCAGCTGGAAACCGAAAGCGGCAACCTCTGTACTGCCACGCTCATCTCTCCGCATCTGGCGCTGACGGCCGGACACTGTCTGCTCTCTCCACCGGGTAATTTCGATAAGCCGGTGGCACTGCGATTTATGGCCAGTGATAAAGGCTGGCGTTACGAGCTTCATGATATTGATGCGCGCGTTGAACCCTCGCTGGCGTCAAAATTAAAAGCGGATGGTGAAGGCTGGATCGTGCCGAGCAGTGCTGCGCCCTATGATTATGGCATCGTGATTTTACGCAATCCGCCCTCTGCAATTACGCCGATTCCATTGTTCGATGGCTCACGCAGCGACCTTACTGCGGCGCTGAAGCTGACCGGACGCAAAGTGACGCAGGCAGGCTATCCGGCCGATCATCTGGATACGCTCTATTCTCACAGTGATTGCCTGATTACCGGCTGGGCGCAGCGTGCCGTGCTGTCGCATCAGTGTGACACCCTGCCGGGCGACAGTGGTTCACCGCTGCTGCTCAAAAGCGATAAAGGCTGGCAGTTAATCGCGGTACAAAGCTCAGCACCGGCAGCGAAAGATCGCTATCTGGCTGACAATCGCGCGATTTCGGTCACCTCGTTTAAAGATAAGCTGGAATCTCTCGCGCAGTAG
- the asr gene encoding acid resistance repetitive basic protein Asr, which translates to MKKLFALVVAAAMGMSSVAFAADTTAAPAAAPAATTTTAAAPAKTVHKTAHKKHHKAAQKAQAAKKHHKKAVKKDAAQKAQAAKKVHHKKATKPAAQKAQAAKKVHHKKVTQPAAQKAQAAKKVHHKKVTQPAAQKAQAAKKVHHKKVVKPAQKAQAAKKVHHKKVVKPAAKN; encoded by the coding sequence ATGAAAAAATTATTTGCACTGGTTGTCGCCGCTGCTATGGGTATGTCTTCTGTTGCTTTCGCTGCTGACACCACAGCTGCTCCAGCTGCTGCGCCAGCCGCAACAACAACTACCGCTGCAGCACCGGCTAAAACCGTTCACAAAACTGCGCACAAGAAACACCATAAAGCAGCTCAGAAAGCCCAGGCTGCTAAGAAACACCACAAAAAAGCAGTGAAAAAAGATGCCGCGCAGAAAGCGCAGGCGGCTAAAAAAGTTCACCATAAAAAAGCAACTAAACCAGCCGCTCAGAAAGCCCAGGCTGCTAAAAAAGTTCACCATAAAAAAGTAACTCAGCCAGCTGCTCAGAAAGCCCAGGCTGCTAAAAAAGTTCACCATAAAAAAGTAACTCAGCCAGCTGCTCAGAAAGCCCAGGCTGCTAAAAAAGTGCACCACAAAAAAGTGGTAAAACCTGCTCAGAAAGCGCAGGCCGCTAAAAAAGTTCACCACAAAAAAGTTGTGAAACCAGCAGCTAAAAACTAA
- a CDS encoding carboxypeptidase M32 produces the protein MTSAYQQLTKTFQRLSRFSHVTAIAGCDMQTTMPPGGSQARGEALAEMSVLQHQILTAPQVGEWLKAAEQQSLNDVERANLNEMQRAYQQATLLPDDFVEAKSIAGSVCEHAWRTQRPANDWQGFAANLKEVVRLSREEAQRRADARGCSRYDALLDLYEPGMTRARLDETFGELKTWLPDLLQQVVEKQAQQSFITPHGPFAIPAQRQLGLSIMETLGFDFNHGRLDISAHPFCGGVPEDVRITTRYNENEFLSAMMGVIHETGHARYEQNLPQQWRGQPVALARSTAIHESQSLFMEMQLGRSREFLQRILPQVIATFGDQPALQADNFVRLTQQVKPGLIRVDADELSYPAHVILRYEIEQALIEGEIEVEDIPALWDEKMMQSLGLDTRGNYRDGCMQDIHWTDGAFGYFPTYTLGAMYAAQLFRSVQKAIPQLSELIQHGELQPVFDWLQQNIWQHGSRFSTDQLLINATGEALNPALFRQHLEQRYLNS, from the coding sequence GTGACCTCAGCGTATCAACAACTTACCAAAACGTTCCAGCGCCTTTCCCGTTTCAGTCACGTCACGGCCATCGCTGGCTGTGACATGCAAACCACCATGCCACCTGGCGGCAGTCAGGCGCGTGGTGAAGCGCTGGCCGAAATGAGCGTATTGCAGCACCAGATCCTGACCGCCCCACAGGTCGGCGAGTGGCTTAAAGCCGCCGAGCAGCAGTCGCTGAACGATGTCGAGCGGGCCAACCTCAACGAGATGCAGCGCGCATATCAGCAGGCCACCCTGCTCCCTGATGATTTTGTTGAAGCCAAATCGATCGCCGGTTCCGTATGTGAACATGCATGGCGCACTCAGCGTCCCGCCAACGACTGGCAGGGCTTTGCCGCCAACCTCAAAGAAGTCGTACGACTGAGCCGCGAAGAGGCCCAGCGCCGCGCTGACGCCCGTGGCTGTTCGCGTTACGATGCGCTGCTGGATCTCTATGAGCCGGGTATGACCCGCGCCCGACTGGATGAAACCTTTGGCGAGCTGAAAACCTGGCTGCCCGATCTGCTGCAACAAGTCGTGGAAAAACAGGCACAGCAGTCATTTATCACGCCGCACGGGCCGTTCGCCATTCCAGCGCAGCGTCAGCTCGGTCTGAGCATTATGGAGACGCTGGGTTTTGACTTTAACCATGGCCGCCTCGACATCAGTGCGCATCCCTTCTGTGGCGGCGTCCCGGAAGATGTGCGCATCACCACCCGTTACAACGAGAATGAATTTCTCAGCGCCATGATGGGCGTGATTCACGAAACCGGTCATGCCCGCTATGAGCAGAATCTGCCGCAGCAGTGGCGCGGTCAGCCAGTGGCGCTGGCGCGCTCCACGGCTATTCACGAATCACAAAGCCTGTTTATGGAGATGCAGCTGGGTCGCAGCCGCGAATTCCTGCAGCGCATTTTACCGCAGGTGATCGCTACCTTTGGCGATCAGCCCGCTCTGCAGGCGGATAATTTCGTGCGCCTGACCCAGCAGGTGAAACCCGGCCTGATCCGGGTTGACGCAGATGAACTGAGCTACCCGGCGCATGTCATTCTGCGCTATGAAATCGAGCAGGCGCTAATTGAAGGCGAGATTGAGGTTGAAGACATTCCGGCGCTGTGGGATGAGAAGATGATGCAGTCACTGGGTCTGGATACCCGGGGTAATTATCGCGATGGCTGTATGCAGGATATCCACTGGACCGACGGCGCATTTGGTTACTTCCCGACCTATACGCTGGGCGCGATGTATGCCGCACAGCTGTTCCGGTCAGTTCAGAAGGCCATCCCTCAACTCAGCGAGCTGATTCAGCATGGTGAACTGCAGCCGGTATTTGACTGGCTGCAACAGAACATCTGGCAGCACGGCAGCCGTTTCTCCACCGACCAGTTGCTGATCAATGCTACCGGCGAAGCGCTGAATCCGGCTCTCTTCCGCCAGCATCTTGAACAACGCTACCTGAATAGCTAA
- the rstB gene encoding two-component system sensor histidine kinase RstB produces MRKLFIQFYLLLFVCFLVMALLVGLVYKFTAERAGRQSMNDLMASSLYLIRSELREIPPRDWNKTIKSLDLGLSFDLHIEPMNKYQLDETNMRRLRAGEIVALDDQYTFLQHIPRSHYVLSVGPIPYLFYLHQMRLLDIALLVFIGMSLALPVFIWLRPHWQEMQRLEKAAQRFGRGELDVRTHFDSTSSLFRLGIAFNQMAENINTLVASKKQLIDGIAHELRTPLVRLRYRLEMSDNLTDGERVALNRDIGQLESLIEELLTYARLDRPRVDLNLKSLDLASWLSERLDDFRTINPDMRLDLDLPQRENIGISDTRLMERVLDNLVNNALRYAQQRLRVSLWFDGPVGCLQVEDDGPGIPPDERERVFEPFVRLDPSRDRATGGCGLGLAIVHSIAQALSGNVTIESSPLGGASVRFCWPVDLTLREIPLR; encoded by the coding sequence ATGAGAAAGCTTTTTATTCAGTTCTATCTGCTGCTGTTTGTCTGCTTTCTGGTCATGGCGCTGCTGGTGGGTCTGGTCTATAAGTTCACCGCTGAGCGCGCGGGCCGGCAGTCGATGAATGATCTGATGGCCAGCTCGCTCTACCTGATCCGCAGCGAACTGCGTGAGATCCCGCCGCGTGACTGGAACAAAACCATCAAGAGTCTTGATCTCGGCCTGTCGTTCGACCTGCACATTGAGCCGATGAACAAATATCAGCTCGATGAGACCAACATGCGGCGGTTACGGGCAGGCGAGATCGTGGCGCTCGACGATCAATACACCTTTCTGCAGCATATTCCGCGCAGCCACTATGTCTTATCGGTGGGGCCGATTCCCTATCTCTTTTATCTGCACCAGATGCGACTGCTGGATATTGCTCTGCTGGTGTTTATTGGCATGTCGCTGGCGCTGCCGGTGTTTATCTGGCTCCGCCCGCACTGGCAGGAGATGCAGCGCCTGGAAAAAGCGGCACAGCGCTTTGGCCGGGGCGAACTGGATGTACGTACCCATTTCGACAGCACCTCCAGTCTGTTCCGGCTGGGTATCGCCTTTAACCAGATGGCCGAGAACATCAACACGCTGGTCGCCAGCAAGAAGCAGCTGATTGACGGTATTGCCCATGAGCTGAGAACGCCGCTGGTACGCCTGCGCTACCGGCTGGAGATGAGCGATAACCTTACGGATGGCGAACGGGTGGCGCTGAATCGCGACATCGGCCAGCTTGAAAGCCTGATTGAGGAGCTGCTGACCTATGCGCGTCTTGACCGGCCGCGCGTCGATCTGAATCTTAAATCGCTGGATCTGGCCAGCTGGCTGAGCGAGCGGCTGGACGATTTCCGCACCATCAACCCGGACATGCGACTCGACCTTGATCTGCCGCAGCGTGAAAACATCGGCATTTCTGACACCCGATTGATGGAGCGGGTGCTGGATAACCTGGTGAACAACGCGCTGCGTTATGCGCAGCAGCGACTGCGCGTCAGTTTATGGTTCGACGGTCCGGTCGGTTGTCTGCAGGTTGAAGATGACGGCCCGGGCATTCCGCCCGACGAACGTGAACGGGTTTTCGAACCTTTTGTCCGGCTTGATCCCAGCCGCGATCGCGCCACAGGCGGCTGCGGACTGGGCCTGGCCATTGTTCACTCCATTGCCCAGGCACTCAGCGGCAACGTAACCATTGAGTCCAGCCCGCTGGGCGGTGCCAGCGTTCGCTTTTGCTGGCCGGTTGATCTAACCTTGCGTGAAATTCCGCTGCGTTAA
- the rstA gene encoding two-component system response regulator RstA: MNKIVYVEDEPEVGSLIAAYLGRHDIEVIVETRGDRAEAVIAEQQPDLVMLDIMLPGKDGMTICRDLRANWQGPIVLLTSLDSDMNHILALEMGAQDYILKTTPPAVLLARLRLHLRQSQHGQPEDAPAAPAANRMLRFGSLTIDALNRQVTLFDEQIALSTADFDLLWVLASHAGQTLNRDALLKTLRGVSYDGLDRSIDVAISRLRKKLHDSATEPFRIKTIRNKGYLFAPQAWDTREL, encoded by the coding sequence ATGAACAAAATTGTTTATGTAGAAGATGAACCCGAAGTGGGTTCGCTGATTGCGGCCTATCTTGGCCGTCACGATATTGAAGTCATTGTTGAAACACGCGGCGACCGTGCTGAAGCGGTCATCGCCGAACAGCAGCCCGACCTGGTGATGCTGGATATCATGTTGCCGGGCAAAGATGGCATGACCATCTGTCGCGACCTGCGGGCCAACTGGCAGGGACCAATCGTGTTGCTTACCTCACTGGACAGCGACATGAACCATATTCTGGCCCTGGAGATGGGTGCGCAGGATTACATCCTGAAAACCACACCACCCGCTGTGCTGCTGGCCCGCCTGCGCCTGCATCTGCGCCAGTCCCAGCATGGGCAGCCGGAAGATGCGCCTGCTGCGCCTGCCGCGAATCGTATGCTGCGTTTTGGCTCGCTGACCATTGATGCCCTGAACCGTCAGGTGACGCTGTTTGACGAGCAGATCGCCCTCTCCACTGCGGATTTCGATCTGCTGTGGGTTCTCGCCAGCCATGCAGGTCAGACGCTTAACCGTGATGCACTGCTGAAAACATTGCGTGGCGTCAGTTATGACGGCCTGGACCGCAGTATCGACGTGGCCATCTCCAGGCTGCGTAAAAAGCTCCACGACAGTGCCACCGAGCCGTTCCGCATTAAAACCATCCGCAATAAAGGCTATCTGTTCGCACCCCAGGCCTGGGATACGCGCGAATTATGA
- a CDS encoding basic amino acid/polyamine antiporter — translation MEKKLGLGALTALVLSSMLGAGVFSLPQNMAAVAGPAALLLGWLITGVGIIFLSLAMLLLTRLKPELDGGIFTYARAGFGELMGFCSAWGYWLCAVIANVSYLVIVFSALSFFTDTPDRIIFGDGNTWQAMLGASVLLWLVHWLVLRGVQTAASINLMATLGKLVPLLLFIVLAVMAFNYDRFRFDFSGVTLGKPLWEQVKQTMLITLWVFIGVEGAVVVSARARQKKDVGRATLFAVLAALLVYLLVTLLSLGVVPRAELAEMRNPSMAGLMTRLMGHWGDAVIAVGLIVSVCGAYLSWTIMAAEVPLIAAQQGAFPRSIARQNRHNAPAASLWLTNGSIQLCLILIALTGADYNNLLTIASEMILVPYLLVGLYLIKVVRGQHKPLAMAIGVGASVYGIWLLYASGPMHLMMSVVLYTPGLLLFLFARRGGRGDIALTSLERIAMGLLIAATLPAVWELTT, via the coding sequence TTGGAGAAAAAATTAGGTCTCGGTGCGCTGACGGCGCTGGTGCTCAGCTCAATGCTGGGCGCAGGCGTGTTCAGTCTGCCGCAAAACATGGCCGCAGTGGCCGGTCCGGCCGCGCTGCTGCTGGGGTGGCTGATTACCGGTGTCGGCATTATTTTTCTGTCGCTGGCGATGCTGCTGCTGACCCGCCTTAAGCCCGAACTGGACGGCGGCATCTTTACCTATGCACGCGCCGGGTTCGGCGAACTGATGGGCTTCTGTTCCGCCTGGGGCTACTGGCTATGCGCCGTAATCGCCAATGTCTCCTATCTGGTGATTGTCTTCTCTGCCCTGAGCTTCTTCACCGATACACCCGACCGGATTATCTTTGGTGATGGCAATACCTGGCAGGCGATGCTGGGTGCGTCCGTGCTGCTGTGGCTGGTTCACTGGCTGGTACTGCGCGGCGTGCAGACCGCGGCCAGCATCAATCTGATGGCGACGCTGGGCAAGCTGGTGCCGCTGCTGCTGTTTATTGTACTGGCGGTGATGGCGTTCAACTATGATCGTTTCCGCTTCGATTTTTCCGGTGTCACGCTGGGAAAACCGCTCTGGGAGCAGGTTAAGCAGACCATGCTGATTACCCTGTGGGTCTTTATCGGGGTTGAAGGTGCTGTGGTCGTCTCTGCCCGTGCACGCCAGAAAAAGGATGTGGGCCGCGCAACCTTATTCGCCGTGCTGGCTGCGCTGCTGGTCTATCTGCTGGTGACACTGCTGTCGCTTGGCGTGGTGCCGCGTGCTGAACTGGCTGAAATGCGTAACCCGTCAATGGCCGGATTAATGACCCGACTGATGGGGCACTGGGGCGATGCGGTGATTGCGGTGGGTCTGATTGTTTCCGTGTGCGGTGCCTATCTGAGCTGGACGATTATGGCCGCGGAAGTGCCGCTGATTGCCGCGCAACAGGGTGCTTTTCCCCGCAGTATCGCCCGGCAGAACCGCCATAACGCGCCAGCTGCCTCGCTGTGGCTGACCAACGGCAGTATTCAGCTCTGCCTGATCCTGATTGCCCTGACCGGTGCTGACTACAACAACCTGCTGACCATCGCCTCGGAGATGATTCTGGTGCCCTATCTGCTGGTGGGGTTATATCTGATCAAAGTGGTGCGCGGACAGCATAAGCCGCTGGCGATGGCAATCGGTGTGGGTGCCAGCGTGTATGGCATCTGGCTGTTGTACGCCTCGGGACCCATGCACCTGATGATGTCAGTGGTGCTTTACACACCGGGCCTGCTGCTGTTTCTGTTTGCACGACGCGGCGGCCGCGGCGATATTGCGCTGACCTCGCTGGAGCGCATTGCGATGGGATTGCTGATTGCCGCGACATTGCCCGCCGTGTGGGAGCTGACGACTTAA